From Spirosoma aerolatum, one genomic window encodes:
- the rplA gene encoding 50S ribosomal protein L1, whose protein sequence is MAKLTKKQKEAQSKYDASKEYSLQQAAEILKEISYTKFDASVDIDVRLGVDPRKADQMVRGVATLPHGTGKTVRVLVLCTPDKEAEAKEAGADYVGLDDYIQKIEQGWTDVDVIITMPNVMAKVGRLGKVLGPRGLMPNPKSGTVTPEVGKAVREVKAGKIDFKVDKQGAIHTSIGKVSFTPEKLAENAQEIISTLLKLKPSSAKGTYVKAINLSSTMSPGVTIDKGTVAGI, encoded by the coding sequence ATGGCTAAGTTAACGAAAAAACAAAAAGAGGCTCAATCAAAATACGATGCTTCTAAAGAATATTCGCTCCAGCAGGCAGCCGAGATTCTGAAAGAAATTTCGTATACAAAATTTGATGCTTCTGTGGATATTGACGTTCGGTTAGGCGTTGATCCGCGTAAAGCCGACCAAATGGTTCGTGGCGTTGCTACGCTGCCTCACGGTACGGGTAAAACGGTTCGCGTTCTGGTGCTTTGCACCCCGGACAAGGAAGCCGAAGCGAAAGAAGCAGGTGCTGACTATGTAGGTCTGGATGATTATATTCAGAAGATTGAACAAGGCTGGACGGACGTTGACGTGATTATCACGATGCCGAATGTTATGGCTAAAGTTGGTCGTCTGGGTAAAGTTCTCGGTCCACGCGGTCTGATGCCAAACCCAAAATCGGGTACGGTAACTCCCGAAGTTGGCAAAGCTGTTCGTGAAGTGAAAGCCGGTAAAATTGACTTTAAAGTTGATAAGCAAGGGGCTATTCACACCAGCATTGGTAAAGTATCGTTTACGCCAGAGAAACTGGCCGAAAACGCGCAGGAAATCATCAGCACGTTGTTGAAACTGAAGCCTTCTTCGGCTAAAGGAACTTACGTGAAAGCGATCAACCTGTCGAGCACGATGAGTCCTGGGGTAACGATTGATAAAGGCACAGTTGCCGGAATTTAA
- the nusG gene encoding transcription termination/antitermination protein NusG, translated as MSGIQWYVIRAVSGQEKKIKSYLDNEIIRQKLDEVIPQVLIPAEKVYEMRNGKKRVREKSFFPGYILISADLSNNRALDMILNMPGVLGFLGNSQAGTTSKVPVPLRQAEVNRILGKVDEETQEVVAPTATYLKGENVKVVDGPFGGFIGTVEEVFDDRKKLNVVVKIFGRNTPVELSYAQVEKES; from the coding sequence ATGAGCGGCATACAATGGTACGTCATTCGGGCGGTGTCGGGTCAGGAGAAGAAGATTAAATCGTATCTCGACAACGAAATAATCCGGCAAAAACTCGATGAAGTGATTCCACAGGTTCTTATACCAGCGGAAAAGGTGTACGAAATGCGTAATGGTAAGAAACGCGTTCGGGAAAAGTCGTTTTTCCCTGGCTACATTCTCATTTCAGCCGACTTAAGTAATAACCGGGCGCTCGATATGATTTTGAATATGCCGGGCGTATTAGGCTTTCTGGGTAACTCCCAGGCGGGTACCACTTCTAAAGTACCCGTTCCGCTGCGTCAGGCCGAGGTCAATCGTATTTTAGGTAAGGTCGACGAAGAAACGCAGGAAGTTGTTGCGCCAACGGCTACCTATCTGAAAGGCGAAAATGTCAAAGTAGTTGATGGGCCTTTTGGTGGTTTCATTGGCACTGTAGAAGAAGTATTCGACGACCGGAAGAAATTGAACGTCGTTGTAAAAATATTTGGCCGGAACACTCCGGTAGAACTCAGTTACGCACAAGTAGAAAAGGAAAGCTGA
- the rplK gene encoding 50S ribosomal protein L11, with translation MAKEVGGYVKLQVKGGQANPSPPIGPALGSKGLNIMEFCKQFNGRTQDKMGMVLPVLITYYKDKSFDFVIKTPPAPILLMEAAKLKGGSAQPNRKKVGSVTWDQVRTIAETKMPDLNSFTVESAMKQVAGTARSMGITVTGTPPFEN, from the coding sequence ATGGCAAAAGAAGTAGGTGGCTACGTTAAGCTGCAAGTCAAAGGCGGGCAGGCCAACCCCTCACCTCCGATCGGTCCAGCGCTTGGTTCCAAGGGTTTAAATATCATGGAATTCTGCAAGCAGTTCAATGGCCGAACCCAGGACAAAATGGGTATGGTATTGCCAGTTTTGATTACGTATTATAAGGATAAGTCCTTTGATTTCGTCATCAAAACGCCACCCGCACCGATTCTGCTGATGGAAGCAGCGAAGCTGAAAGGCGGATCTGCTCAGCCAAACCGCAAAAAAGTCGGCTCAGTAACGTGGGATCAGGTTCGGACCATCGCAGAAACAAAGATGCCCGATCTGAATTCATTCACCGTTGAGTCGGCAATGAAGCAGGTGGCTGGTACAGCCCGCAGCATGGGTATCACGGTGACGGGTACACCGCCGTTTGAGAATTAA
- the secE gene encoding preprotein translocase subunit SecE, with amino-acid sequence MDKFISFLKASWEEVQHNVTWPKFSDLQGSSTLVLVASLIFALLVGLIDLVFENGLNAFYQSF; translated from the coding sequence ATGGACAAGTTTATCTCGTTTCTGAAAGCCTCTTGGGAGGAAGTTCAGCATAACGTGACTTGGCCTAAATTCAGCGATCTCCAGGGTAGTTCGACACTCGTACTGGTAGCTTCGCTGATTTTTGCGCTACTGGTCGGGTTAATTGATTTAGTATTTGAGAACGGACTGAACGCATTTTATCAGTCGTTTTAA